The proteins below are encoded in one region of Sulfolobus islandicus Y.N.15.51:
- a CDS encoding NAD(P)/FAD-dependent oxidoreductase gives MQTERVVILGGGFAGIAAKLVYPNAILVDEKDFMVVTPRLVEVIEKSLPLSHALIPRKVDVKAKVLKIDFKEKKVITSDGEIRFDKLIIALGYEQDLSKIKGAEKYGIGFTLENVEKIKSFREGSIVTILGGGALGVELAGALRKRGYTVNLVEAENRLVPYLIPDFSNEVQKVLEKQGVNVILRAKVEEVKENEVITTQGRIRSDYIIFSAGFSGPKIINEIGLSNRNNRMLVYRFLRSVDYDFVYGAGDCANFKDGFIPQSAQVSLQAGEVAMNNAIKDEKVEFKPVQKAIVFKIGEDYIGLLKHTVISGPIASLIKSFAISSLEGKVKKLNRFILAM, from the coding sequence ATGCAAACTGAAAGAGTAGTAATATTAGGAGGAGGATTTGCTGGAATTGCAGCTAAGTTGGTATATCCTAATGCAATACTTGTTGACGAAAAGGATTTCATGGTGGTTACTCCAAGGTTAGTAGAGGTTATAGAGAAAAGCCTCCCTTTATCTCACGCTTTAATTCCTAGGAAAGTTGACGTTAAGGCTAAGGTTTTAAAGATTGACTTTAAGGAGAAGAAAGTAATAACGAGTGATGGTGAAATTAGGTTCGATAAGCTAATAATTGCGTTGGGTTATGAGCAAGATTTAAGTAAGATAAAGGGAGCTGAAAAGTACGGTATAGGATTTACCTTGGAAAATGTAGAAAAGATCAAGTCATTTAGAGAAGGTTCGATAGTTACGATTCTTGGAGGAGGAGCACTTGGCGTTGAGTTAGCTGGAGCGTTAAGGAAGAGGGGCTATACTGTAAATTTGGTTGAGGCAGAAAATAGATTAGTACCCTATCTGATACCAGATTTCTCTAATGAGGTTCAAAAGGTTTTGGAAAAGCAAGGCGTTAACGTAATTTTAAGGGCTAAGGTAGAGGAAGTAAAGGAAAATGAGGTAATTACCACGCAAGGAAGAATAAGGAGTGATTATATAATATTCTCTGCGGGTTTTTCCGGCCCCAAAATAATAAATGAAATCGGATTATCAAATAGGAACAATAGGATGTTAGTTTACAGATTCCTCAGATCAGTAGATTATGATTTCGTTTATGGCGCTGGTGATTGCGCTAACTTTAAGGATGGGTTCATACCACAATCAGCACAAGTTTCCTTACAGGCTGGTGAGGTTGCTATGAATAATGCAATAAAAGATGAGAAAGTCGAGTTTAAACCAGTACAGAAGGCTATAGTATTTAAGATTGGTGAAGACTATATTGGTTTGCTAAAGCACACCGTAATAAGCGGTCCCATAGCGTCACTCATTAAATCCTTTGCTATCAGTTCTTTAGAAGGTAAGGTTAAGAAACTGAATAGATTTATTCTAGCTATGTGA
- a CDS encoding MFS transporter — MLNEMSSLSSREIKLIFLNFMSYTFLVYNYSILLVFNSPYISQTLFKGSYVPSLLGVYGLLLVDVIMRVPGAYVLGPISDRYGRKVVTRMSSLGSALPLVVVALIPDPSPSLLVLLYMIQGFFTGGLSTGITVVGVEDLPERHRGWFGGSGFAVGGSAYLLASIVFFMIITVIGSSNYTEIGWRIMFLTSLLILPFGLLMPESLRFRRNKERVKSPAKVLISSYKRQFILASTLTAFWASMNALVNVMLPNFLYAVDHLSKVEIGYMSLIYSVIAIISAFIGGELSERIGRKKISMIGGILGILLSPVFILMSISSRSLIPIFVSILAFVSVFGGGGIMSYVNENFPTKIRSTGVSLSWNIGFLVGNFIPLLLTAILYFTSITLFPLVEMITVLILGALISSVSTISHETKGNIEKE, encoded by the coding sequence ATGTTAAACGAGATGAGCTCACTCTCAAGCAGGGAAATTAAGTTAATATTCCTAAATTTCATGAGTTATACATTTCTGGTATATAATTATTCAATATTGTTAGTATTTAACTCACCATATATCTCTCAAACGTTATTTAAAGGTTCATACGTACCCTCACTATTAGGTGTTTATGGCTTACTATTGGTTGACGTAATAATGAGAGTCCCTGGAGCTTACGTATTGGGACCAATAAGCGATAGGTATGGTAGGAAAGTGGTTACCAGAATGTCCAGTTTAGGTTCAGCTTTGCCTTTAGTTGTAGTAGCGCTAATTCCGGATCCCTCACCCTCTTTGTTAGTGCTATTATATATGATACAAGGTTTCTTTACGGGAGGATTATCCACTGGAATTACTGTAGTAGGTGTTGAGGATTTGCCAGAAAGACATAGAGGTTGGTTTGGAGGATCTGGATTCGCTGTTGGCGGTTCAGCGTACCTACTAGCATCAATAGTGTTTTTCATGATAATTACCGTAATAGGTAGTTCTAACTATACTGAAATAGGATGGAGAATAATGTTCTTGACCTCTCTTCTTATATTACCCTTTGGACTCTTAATGCCTGAGTCCTTAAGGTTTAGGAGAAATAAGGAGAGAGTTAAATCACCTGCTAAGGTGTTAATCTCGTCATACAAGAGGCAATTTATATTGGCATCAACATTAACGGCCTTTTGGGCTTCAATGAATGCATTAGTTAACGTCATGTTACCTAACTTTCTTTATGCCGTCGATCACTTGTCAAAGGTTGAAATAGGATATATGTCCTTGATATATAGTGTAATAGCTATCATTTCAGCATTTATAGGAGGTGAATTGAGCGAAAGAATTGGCAGAAAGAAGATATCAATGATAGGTGGGATTTTGGGAATTTTGCTTTCACCAGTTTTCATATTAATGTCCATATCTTCAAGATCGTTAATTCCCATTTTTGTTTCAATCTTGGCTTTCGTATCTGTATTTGGAGGTGGTGGAATAATGAGCTACGTAAATGAGAACTTCCCAACTAAAATCAGAAGCACTGGGGTATCTTTAAGCTGGAATATAGGATTCCTAGTTGGAAATTTCATCCCGTTACTTCTCACAGCCATCCTTTATTTTACCTCAATAACGTTATTCCCACTTGTGGAAATGATAACTGTGCTTATTCTTGGTGCATTAATAAGCTCGGTAAGTACTATCTCGCATGAGACAAAGGGCAATATAGAGAAGGAGTAG
- a CDS encoding MFS transporter: protein MKREDFLLVLASSVEGITWGADTVIMALYLKSLGLNPLTIGAILGSDIIVNTLLSLLWSVLGDAYGRKKFVYISRGIGGLSFLLLLIAPYAYLFANQGFGLIASILAEKSGDLDKAMAYRSSLNILFSVIGSLLPTALNFKGIIIVDGIVTFLSLLLVIPVRENYKGTSRVTLKISSFKILGKLSTEAIIGLGAGVLLPMLSLWFNLRFHATASSLSPIYAISEITLALSTLFSPILASTLGRIRAILTFSPPWNGRPKITSLKINL, encoded by the coding sequence GTGAAAAGAGAGGATTTTTTATTAGTATTAGCTTCTTCCGTAGAGGGAATAACTTGGGGAGCAGATACTGTAATAATGGCGTTATATCTGAAATCACTAGGTCTAAATCCTTTAACAATAGGAGCAATATTGGGTAGCGATATAATAGTTAATACATTATTATCTTTACTCTGGTCAGTATTGGGAGACGCTTATGGGAGAAAGAAGTTCGTATACATATCTAGAGGTATTGGAGGACTCTCCTTTCTCCTACTCCTAATAGCCCCCTATGCATATCTTTTTGCAAACCAAGGCTTTGGTCTAATAGCTTCAATACTAGCTGAGAAAAGTGGAGATTTAGATAAGGCAATGGCTTATAGGTCATCCTTGAACATTTTATTTTCAGTTATTGGTTCCTTACTGCCAACAGCACTAAACTTTAAAGGTATTATAATAGTTGACGGTATCGTAACATTCCTATCCTTATTACTAGTAATTCCAGTTAGGGAAAATTATAAGGGAACAAGTAGAGTGACACTTAAGATCTCTTCCTTTAAGATTTTAGGAAAGCTTTCAACTGAGGCGATTATAGGATTAGGTGCTGGTGTTCTATTACCAATGTTATCTCTATGGTTCAACTTAAGGTTTCACGCTACAGCTTCCTCACTTTCTCCAATATACGCCATATCCGAGATAACTTTAGCGCTAAGTACCTTATTCTCACCAATTTTAGCCTCAACGCTAGGGCGAATTAGGGCAATACTGACTTTCTCACCGCCCTGGAACGGTAGACCCAAAATCACCTCCTTAAAAATAAATCTATAG